In the genome of Taurinivorans muris, one region contains:
- the rsxE gene encoding electron transport complex subunit RsxE — MSFYKEFTKGLWSELPPFRLLLGLCPVLAITKTAQNGLGMGLAVLFVLVLSNMTVSLVRGIIPKKVRIACFIIIAATLVVAVELLMQAYAYPLYQQLGIFVPLIVVNCIILGRAEAFAAKNPVNLAIADGLGMGIGFTLSLTFLGSVREILGSGTWFGINLFGESFEPFAVMVEAPGAFICLGIILAFMNHLSKIQNRKRGLTNESAGRGCSVCGGCTACARGKASA, encoded by the coding sequence ATGAGTTTTTACAAGGAATTCACCAAAGGGCTGTGGAGTGAGTTACCCCCTTTTCGTTTATTGTTAGGTCTTTGTCCGGTTCTTGCTATTACCAAGACTGCGCAAAACGGGCTTGGCATGGGGCTTGCCGTTTTATTCGTGCTGGTATTGTCCAATATGACCGTTTCGCTTGTTCGGGGCATTATTCCTAAAAAAGTGCGTATTGCCTGTTTTATTATCATTGCTGCGACCTTGGTTGTTGCTGTTGAGCTGTTGATGCAAGCCTATGCGTACCCACTTTATCAGCAATTGGGTATTTTTGTTCCTCTTATTGTTGTGAACTGCATCATTTTAGGCCGTGCGGAAGCTTTTGCGGCGAAAAACCCTGTCAACCTCGCTATTGCCGACGGGCTGGGAATGGGCATAGGGTTCACCCTGTCCCTGACTTTTCTTGGTTCTGTCCGTGAAATCTTAGGTTCCGGAACGTGGTTTGGAATAAATCTTTTCGGAGAAAGTTTTGAGCCTTTTGCGGTTATGGTCGAAGCCCCGGGCGCATTTATTTGCTTAGGCATTATTTTGGCTTTTATGAACCATTTGAGCAAAATCCAAAATCGTAAACGCGGGCTGACGAATGAATCAGCAGGCAGGGGCTGTTCCGTATGCGGCGGCTGCACTGCTTGCGCAAGAGGCAAGGCTTCCGCCTAA
- a CDS encoding electron transport complex protein RnfA, with protein MGIFELFISAIFVNNIVLSQNLGNCPYIGCSKEKGVALGMGGAVIFVIVLATIFTWLAQKYILVSLNIVYLQTLIFILIIASLVQFVEMFLKKAVPPLYSALGIFLPLITTNCAVMGATLVVQREQYDLLTGILYSCASGIGFLLALLLMAGIRERLETLRVPKAMAGTPISLVMAGIMALAFMAFKGMV; from the coding sequence ATGGGTATTTTTGAATTATTTATTTCAGCCATATTTGTTAATAACATCGTTTTAAGTCAAAACTTGGGAAACTGCCCGTATATCGGCTGTTCCAAGGAAAAGGGCGTTGCCCTCGGCATGGGCGGCGCTGTTATCTTTGTTATTGTTTTGGCGACGATTTTTACTTGGCTTGCACAGAAATATATTCTTGTGTCTTTAAATATCGTTTATTTGCAAACACTTATTTTTATTCTGATTATCGCTTCCCTGGTGCAGTTCGTTGAAATGTTTTTGAAAAAGGCGGTACCTCCTTTATATTCCGCCTTAGGTATTTTCTTACCGCTTATTACGACAAACTGCGCCGTCATGGGGGCGACGTTGGTTGTGCAAAGGGAACAATACGACTTGCTGACAGGCATATTGTATTCCTGTGCTTCCGGTATCGGCTTTCTGCTCGCTCTTTTGCTCATGGCGGGAATACGGGAACGCCTTGAAACCCTGCGTGTTCCGAAGGCAATGGCGGGAACGCCCATTTCTTTGGTTATGGCAGGTATAATGGCTCTTGCTTTTATGGCTTTCAAGGGCATGGTTTAA